In Theropithecus gelada isolate Dixy chromosome 13, Tgel_1.0, whole genome shotgun sequence, one DNA window encodes the following:
- the C13H2orf73 gene encoding uncharacterized protein C2orf73 homolog, translated as MEGKEDKHQQHKIEDAAIAYVTENEEIKYEKKPGKSMQHSKPHVGRGRIYYAKFINTNARTYNEPVPYIDPKKGPEIQGDWWSHGKALEPVFLPPYDSKSTQRSDFQKPACPLVLPVKHSKMQKPSCGIVPLACPGASAELQNNFIEYISFIHQYDARKTPNEPLRGKRHGAFVHREIKPGSRPTVPKGTEVVLNAPGSRSSEQSEKTEKGSSAESRMISPGLCQQNSQELLETKTHLSETDVRQAAKACPSSPESREKITGATQTTVGDALFH; from the exons ATGGAGGGAAAGGAAGATAAGCATCA ACAGCATAAAATAGAGGATGCTGCTATAGCATATGTaactgaaaatgaagaaattaaatatgaaaaaaaacctggaaaaagcATGCAACATTCAAAACCACATGTCGGAAGAGGACGTATATATTATGCTAAATTCATTAACACAAATGCAAGAACATACAATGAACCAGTTCCCTACATAGATCCCAAAAAAGGGCCAGAAATACAG GGTGACTGGTGGTCACATGGTAAAGCACTGGAACCTGTCTTCCTACCACCTTATGACTCTAAGAGTACCCAGAGGAGTGACTTCCAAAAACCAGCATGTCCACTGGTTTTGCCAGTCAAACACAGCAAGATGCAAAAGCCTTCTTGTGGAATAG tTCCACTTGCCTGTCCTGGTGCATCAGCAGAACTTCAAAACAATTTTATAGAATATATCTCTTTTATACATCAATATGACGCCAGGAAAACTCCGAATGAGCCTCTCCGGGGAAAG agACATGGAGCTTTTGTACACAGAGAGATAAAACCAGGGAGTAGGCCAACAGTTCCTAAAGGAACAGAGGTAGTACTGAATGCTCCAGGGTCACGTTCATCAGAACAGTCcgaaaaaacagagaaaggaagcTCAGCGGAAAGCAGAATGATCTCACCAGGTCTCTGCCAACAAAATTCCCAAGAGCTGTTAGAGACTAAAACTCACTTATCAGAAACAGACGTCAGACAGGCAGCCAAGGCATGCCCCAGCAGTCCTGAGAGCAGAGAAAAGATCACAGGCGCCACTCAAACAACTGTAGGAGATGCTCTTTTTCACTAG